The genomic interval TCGTTACCGTAGCCTCGTCAGCCGCCTTGAGGGCTACTCTCGGGCATCACGCCGGCGGTGCGCAGGGCTTGCTCCAGGGTGTTGGTGTCGCGGAAGAGGTGGGCTTGAAAGCCGAAGTCGGCTGGGCCGGCGACGTTGTCAGGGCGGTCGTCGACGAAAAACACTTGTTCGGGGGAGCAGCCGCAGCGGCGCAGGGCATGCTCGTAGAAGCAGGCGGAGGGCTTGTGGCAGCCGATGGCCGAGGAGTTGACGATGAAGTCGAACGCGCCGGCGATGCGCAGGCGGGAGAGGTCGTCGGAGAGCCTGGTGGTGGCGTTGGAGACCAGGCCGAGCGGGACGGCGGAACGCGCAGACTGGAGCACAGCCAGCGTACCGGTTTGCACCTCGCCGGCGCTTATCGACCATTGCGCTACCGCGGCGGCAGAGGCGGCGGGACCGAACTGGGTTCCGAGCCGGGCGGCGATCCGCCTACGCCACTCGGCGTCGGTCACGATACCGGTTATCGCATCGGTCAGGAGCGTCTCGTGGAACGCCGCTCGGGCCATGCTGCCTCGCGGCAGCCCGTGCGCGTCTTCGACCGATGAGAACTAGGTGGCCGGCCAGCGGCGGACCACGCCGTCGAGATCGGTCAGCACGGCGCGAATCATTGCGGCGCTGCGAACGCCGGGCCGAGGTCGGCGACACCGAGCGCCGTGACATTATTGGCGAGGTCGTAGCGGTTCGCGGGGGTGCCGATGACCAGGTGGCGTCCGGGCGTCCATGGCAGGTTGCTGTCGGCGAGCTCCCGCGAGACGGCGTGGATGGTTCGCGCGTCGTGATTGCGGGGGTGCTCCTGCCACTTCGCCTCAATGAAGGACAGGCGGCCGCCGCTGTCGATGACGAAGTCGATCTCGCGGGCGCGCTGGTCGCGGTAGAACCACAGGGTGGCCGGCTCGTCCTGCAGCGAGACCAGCTTGCGCAGCTCGGCGAACACGAACGTCTCCCAGATTGCCCCAAGCAGTGGCGATGTGGGAAGCGTGGCGGCGGTCACGTTCGATGACCTTCGCGGCCACGTACCTTACGGGCCCGCTTCGAATGGTGGTGCGTTGAATTCGGGATCAACCAGCGCAGCTTCTGTGTTCTTATGCGGCCGTCTCTGCTAAGAGAAGGGGTTGAGCAGTCGGGAGAGGAGGCCTCGTTTGCGTGTTCCCGTGGTGCCATAACGGCCCTCACCGCCCCGTAGCCGGGGATCGAGCAGGTCTCTGATGGCGTCGCCGAGCATGTTGAGACAGTAAACGGCAATAGTCAAGCAAAGACCGGGCCAGACCGCCAGCCAGGGCGCCTGCTCCATGTATTGACGCCCTTCCCGGCTGAGCAGACCTCCCCAGTCAGGAGTCGTGGGGGGCAGACCATATCCGAGGAAGCTCAGAGAAGCAATACTCAGGATTACGCCTCCCACGGTTATCGAGAACGTGATGATGACGACAGGCATAACATTGGGCAGGACATGGCGGATGAGTGAACGCCATTTTGTGTTGCCAACCGCCTCTGCTGCCAGAAAGTTGTCACTCCCCTTGATGGCGATAACGGCGCTGCGGATCAGTCTGCTGCCGCCAATGCCTCCTGATATCCCCAGGACCAGTATTATCTGTGGTATACCGCGCCCCACGATAGACATTATGGTGAGCAACAGGAGCAGTCCCGGGAACACTATCCAGGCATCGACAACCCTCTGCACTACAATGTCAAATTTACCACCAAGGAATCCTGAAGTGCCGCCTATCAGGGTACTGATCACAGTACTCAGAGCGGTCGCTGCCAGACCGATCAGTATCGAAATACGCGCCCCGATGATCAGGCGGCTCAAGAAGTCTCGCCCTATGTGGTCGGTCCCCAGGAGATACTGGGCGGATGCGCCCTGCAGC from Spirochaetaceae bacterium carries:
- a CDS encoding HAD-IA family hydrolase — protein: MARAAFHETLLTDAITGIVTDAEWRRRIAARLGTQFGPAASAAAVAQWSISAGEVQTGTLAVLQSARSAVPLGLVSNATTRLSDDLSRLRIAGAFDFIVNSSAIGCHKPSACFYEHALRRCGCSPEQVFFVDDRPDNVAGPADFGFQAHLFRDTNTLEQALRTAGVMPESSPQGG
- a CDS encoding DUF4143 domain-containing protein, which gives rise to MTAATLPTSPLLGAIWETFVFAELRKLVSLQDEPATLWFYRDQRAREIDFVIDSGGRLSFIEAKWQEHPRNHDARTIHAVSRELADSNLPWTPGRHLVIGTPANRYDLANNVTALGVADLGPAFAAPQ
- a CDS encoding ABC transporter permease, with the translated sequence MSDATGIRSAESAPKRRSLLAAFLNRLVKEKPLGAASGIVILLWILIAIFADALTPYPPFEMHLADRLQGASAQYLLGTDHIGRDFLSRLIIGARISILIGLAATALSTVISTLIGGTSGFLGGKFDIVVQRVVDAWIVFPGLLLLLTIMSIVGRGIPQIILVLGISGGIGGSRLIRSAVIAIKGSDNFLAAEAVGNTKWRSLIRHVLPNVMPVVIITFSITVGGVILSIASLSFLGYGLPPTTPDWGGLLSREGRQYMEQAPWLAVWPGLCLTIAVYCLNMLGDAIRDLLDPRLRGGEGRYGTTGTRKRGLLSRLLNPFS